The following are encoded in a window of Deltaproteobacteria bacterium genomic DNA:
- the hflK gene encoding FtsH protease activity modulator HflK: MAWDWEKLQQQKRPGGGSTPPQMDEIMHKFRGMRGKIPPIWAIILALILIYIGSSCFFTVKVDEVGIVQRFGKYVRTTPPGLNFKLPRGIEKVTKVKVLFVYKEEFGFRTIRAGVRTQYAAGSAYLNESLMLTGDLNVAVVPWIVQYRIKDPYKYLFKVRDVRATLRDLAESSMRLVVGDRSIDEVINRRAEIATEARAHLQKELDEAETGISIATIEMKRTNVPEPVQPSWNEVNQAVQDKEKMIYQAREEYNRAIPQALGRAEKTIKEAEGFALDRVNRAKGDAARFLALYEEYRKAKDVTKRRLYLESLRDIFPKLGKKFIIDSDLKNLLPLLNLGQGKGGEQ, encoded by the coding sequence ATGGCTTGGGATTGGGAGAAGCTGCAACAGCAAAAGAGACCGGGCGGCGGGTCCACACCGCCCCAGATGGATGAAATCATGCACAAATTCAGGGGGATGAGGGGAAAGATCCCGCCAATATGGGCTATCATCCTGGCTCTCATCCTCATCTACATCGGTTCTTCCTGCTTTTTTACCGTAAAAGTAGACGAAGTGGGAATCGTTCAGCGTTTTGGAAAGTATGTGCGAACCACTCCCCCGGGGCTGAATTTTAAACTCCCCCGGGGCATCGAGAAGGTGACCAAGGTCAAGGTGCTCTTCGTCTACAAAGAAGAGTTCGGTTTCAGGACCATCCGGGCAGGGGTGCGCACCCAATACGCTGCGGGTTCCGCATATCTCAACGAGTCCCTGATGCTCACCGGGGATCTTAACGTTGCTGTCGTGCCCTGGATTGTTCAGTATCGCATAAAGGACCCTTACAAGTATCTCTTCAAGGTTCGGGACGTCCGGGCGACCCTCCGGGATCTTGCCGAATCCAGCATGCGCCTCGTGGTAGGAGATCGAAGTATCGATGAGGTCATCAACAGGCGGGCGGAAATCGCGACCGAAGCGAGGGCGCACCTCCAGAAGGAGCTTGACGAGGCGGAGACGGGGATCAGCATCGCGACCATAGAGATGAAGAGAACAAACGTGCCCGAGCCCGTTCAACCTTCATGGAACGAGGTGAACCAGGCCGTTCAGGACAAGGAGAAGATGATCTACCAGGCCCGGGAGGAATACAACAGGGCCATCCCCCAGGCTCTGGGACGGGCCGAGAAGACCATCAAAGAGGCTGAAGGGTTCGCACTTGACCGCGTGAACCGGGCAAAGGGAGATGCGGCGAGGTTTCTGGCCCTTTACGAAGAATACCGGAAGGCCAAGGATGTTACCAAGAGACGCCTTTACCTGGAATCGCTCCGGGACATCTTCCCCAAATTAGGGAAGAAATTCATCATCGATTCAGATCTGAAGAACCTGCTTCCCTTGCTCAATTTGGGTCAGGGAAAAGGAGGCGAGCAATGA